In the Candidatus Electrothrix sp. GW3-4 genome, one interval contains:
- the lpxI gene encoding UDP-2,3-diacylglucosamine diphosphatase LpxI (LpxI, functionally equivalent to LpxH, replaces it in LPS biosynthesis in a minority of bacteria.) has product MSTPIGLIAGGGQFPLLFTEAAQERKRRVVAVCHQNETQAELEQRADISCWVKLGQLGKIIRFFHEQGVREAVFCGTITKTRMFRDILPDFKGLSLWNKIDRRLDDAILRAVAGALEEEGIKVLASTCYLEHLFFPKGVLGKKKPSQEQLADIHFGWRIAREIGRLDIGQCVVVREGAVLAVEAIEGTDAAIRRGGELSGSGAVVVKLKKPGQDFRFDLPATGTKTIETLASVKGAVLAVEAGQSLLFDCEAMIAAANRAGIAVVGVQEDESGELLF; this is encoded by the coding sequence ATGTCAACACCGATCGGACTTATTGCCGGAGGAGGGCAGTTCCCTCTGCTTTTTACCGAAGCGGCCCAGGAGCGCAAACGCAGAGTCGTTGCGGTTTGTCACCAAAACGAGACGCAAGCGGAGCTTGAGCAACGCGCTGATATTTCCTGTTGGGTAAAGCTGGGTCAGCTGGGTAAAATCATCCGTTTTTTTCATGAACAGGGCGTTCGTGAGGCTGTTTTTTGCGGTACCATCACCAAGACCCGGATGTTTAGAGATATCCTCCCGGATTTTAAGGGGCTGAGTCTCTGGAATAAAATTGACAGACGACTGGATGATGCCATCCTGCGGGCAGTGGCCGGGGCGCTTGAGGAAGAGGGAATCAAGGTGCTGGCCTCGACCTGTTATCTTGAGCATCTTTTTTTTCCAAAAGGGGTCTTAGGAAAGAAAAAGCCCTCCCAGGAGCAGTTGGCAGATATTCATTTTGGCTGGCGAATTGCCCGTGAAATAGGACGACTGGATATTGGTCAATGCGTTGTGGTTCGCGAGGGGGCAGTGTTGGCCGTTGAGGCCATAGAGGGGACGGACGCAGCAATACGTCGGGGCGGGGAGCTCTCAGGATCAGGGGCCGTGGTTGTCAAGCTGAAGAAACCAGGCCAGGATTTTCGTTTTGATCTGCCTGCCACCGGGACCAAGACTATCGAGACCTTGGCCTCGGTGAAGGGGGCTGTACTGGCTGTTGAGGCTGGGCAGTCCCTTCTTTTTGATTGCGAGGCCATGATTGCTGCTGCTAACCGGGCTGGTATTGCCGTCGTTGGAGTGCAGGAGGATGAGTCTGGCGAATTGCTCTTCTGA
- a CDS encoding glycosyltransferase yields MKSKQKILKVLLLTTSFPLTRESRSGIFIQKMINQLPDNVQVTVLTPDSASAALQPSGEYSVLPFRYAPKHWQQLAHGSGGIMAALSRNRLLLLLLPSFLCSNLLVCCYAARKMDILHANWSINGVIAGIVGLILGKPVLTTLRGSDVNLMETSALMRRLVHFCLRFSNVVVTVSPSLQQKLTERFPQYRAKIGVICNGIDQAFFAAEDIQEEVEEGCSASGQGKRSLRFLYVGNLVPGKGVDIILQAAASLPSENWQLDIIGDGPDRKALEGYCQKQGLESRVTFRGSAPPEEIPHAMAQADVFVFASFAEGRPNVVLEAMAVGLPVIAGAIPAVSDLIESGQQGLLFPPGDVRALAGHMTSLLQDSLARQRLGNKARQSLASSGLSWPESARHYLSVYTDVVEGECS; encoded by the coding sequence GTGAAGAGCAAGCAGAAGATACTGAAGGTGCTCCTGCTGACGACCTCCTTCCCTTTAACCAGGGAGTCAAGGAGCGGTATCTTTATCCAAAAAATGATCAACCAGCTGCCTGATAATGTGCAGGTAACTGTGCTGACTCCAGACAGTGCCAGCGCTGCCCTCCAGCCCTCTGGAGAGTACTCTGTCCTTCCCTTTCGCTACGCGCCCAAACATTGGCAGCAACTCGCCCATGGTTCCGGTGGAATCATGGCTGCTCTTTCGCGCAATAGGTTGCTTCTTCTTCTCCTTCCTTCTTTTCTCTGCTCCAATCTGCTGGTCTGCTGTTATGCTGCGCGTAAGATGGATATTCTGCACGCTAATTGGTCGATTAACGGGGTTATCGCCGGAATTGTCGGGTTGATTTTAGGAAAACCGGTCCTGACCACCTTACGGGGCAGCGATGTTAACCTGATGGAAACATCAGCTTTGATGCGTCGGTTGGTGCATTTCTGTCTCCGTTTCAGTAATGTTGTTGTTACAGTCAGCCCTTCTTTGCAACAAAAACTTACAGAACGTTTTCCCCAATACAGGGCAAAGATCGGAGTTATTTGTAATGGCATTGATCAGGCTTTTTTTGCTGCTGAGGATATTCAGGAAGAAGTAGAAGAAGGCTGTTCCGCATCAGGACAAGGGAAAAGATCTCTCCGTTTTTTATATGTGGGAAATCTGGTCCCTGGTAAAGGGGTGGATATTATTCTTCAGGCAGCAGCTTCCTTGCCTTCGGAGAATTGGCAGCTTGATATTATCGGTGACGGACCGGACCGGAAGGCATTAGAGGGGTATTGTCAGAAGCAGGGCCTGGAGAGCAGGGTCACCTTTCGCGGTTCAGCTCCACCAGAGGAAATACCGCATGCCATGGCCCAGGCAGATGTCTTTGTCTTTGCCAGCTTTGCCGAGGGAAGGCCGAATGTCGTGCTTGAGGCTATGGCGGTTGGCCTGCCTGTGATAGCCGGAGCAATCCCAGCGGTATCGGATCTCATTGAAAGCGGGCAACAGGGCCTTCTTTTCCCTCCAGGGGATGTCAGGGCCTTGGCAGGACATATGACATCTCTTCTGCAGGATTCGCTCGCACGGCAAAGGTTAGGGAACAAGGCCAGGCAGTCTCTTGCATCCTCAGGATTGAGCTGGCCCGAGTCAGCCAGACACTATCTCTCCGTTTATACAGATGTTGTTGAGGGGGAGTGTAGTTGA
- a CDS encoding two-CW domain-containing protein: protein MRKKNCWEVKKCGRQPGGNQVKNQGICPASTIMAVSGINNGINGGRACWALTGTMSGPAEKVQGSFARILHTSCYDCEFYEQVLSEEQDAFEGTIQIIEKLKDLIAAVTTQPD, encoded by the coding sequence GTGCGAAAAAAAAATTGTTGGGAAGTGAAAAAATGTGGCCGCCAACCCGGTGGCAATCAGGTAAAGAACCAGGGAATCTGTCCTGCATCGACAATAATGGCGGTGAGCGGGATTAATAACGGGATAAATGGGGGACGGGCCTGTTGGGCACTCACCGGAACCATGTCCGGCCCTGCTGAAAAAGTTCAGGGGAGCTTTGCCCGCATTCTGCACACCAGCTGTTACGACTGTGAATTTTATGAACAGGTGTTGAGTGAGGAGCAGGATGCATTTGAAGGGACCATCCAGATTATTGAAAAACTGAAAGACTTAATTGCAGCTGTTACCACTCAGCCGGATTAA